In Topomyia yanbarensis strain Yona2022 chromosome 2, ASM3024719v1, whole genome shotgun sequence, one DNA window encodes the following:
- the LOC131678893 gene encoding zinc finger protein 512B-like has protein sequence MKFTILAATLAAVCTAALALESDKQTASEHNHAGRDGHLEQTPAEDRQWPTATVRKVEKRHHGKKIHIFLGKPGKSKKSSKKPNTDSDGAETQTRKTPELTTRSDKAEDLAASSTSDAPDVAVGESQHYEIPEHNIVKEKIKIKHHHHHHHHNHVKTVVKKEPYPVEKVVQVPIEKIVHVPKPYPVEKIVEKVVHVPVEKIIHVPKPYPVEKIVEKIVHVPKPYPVEKIVEKPVHIAKPYPVEVKVPYPVEKIVHVDKPYPVEKIVEKIVHVPKPYPVYKHVHVPYEVKVPYEVPKPVPYPVEKKVPYPVEVKVPYEVERKVPVPVKVEVEKKVPVPVKVYVPIEKKIPYPVPVKSSSYQFQFEKDAGYSNTRLHPFESQQHEVKHYGDEYYNGEEGYRRTTKTTYKKTKPKKTKKTTEDYRQQQSGQQQSAPVTEETQDNQSGSYGSSTSSENHQLQQNGAHYSHTTIYNHPHSSAHASAQQQQEQQHQQQQQAQQHHQQQQQDQQHYNSQESTNYFTQQLMQYHQQPKYGPSMFPQQNDYQTQSASNENQYSHSDHYGSSTTQQEVIVTPPSAASAQFSYDISQQAMPQAFALTAPSNPGSMLQLESQPQSFHLVQLSPFQYQTPTGFSLPNAR, from the coding sequence ACTGGAGTCCGACAAACAAACGGCATCCGAGCACAACCACGCCGGCCGCGATGGGCACCTGGAACAGACTCCGGCGGAGGACCGACAATGGCCGACAGCTACCGTGCGCAAGGTAGAGAAACGACACCACGGCAAAAAGATTCACATCTTCCTTGGGAAACCGGGGAAGAGTAAGAAATCTAGCAAAAAGCCAAACACGGATAGCGACGGGGCTGAAACGCAAACTCGAAAAACTCCCGAACTGACCACCCGCTCGGATAAGGCTGAAGATCTGGCAGCTTCTTCAACTTCCGATGCGCCGGATGTCGCCGTTGGCGAAAGTCAGCACTACGAAATCCCGGAGCACAACATCGTGAAAGAGAAGATCAAGATTAAgcatcaccatcatcatcaccatcacaACCACGTGAAAACGGTAGTGAAGAAGGAGCCATATCCAGTAGAGAAGGTGGTACAGGTGCCGATTGAGAAAATTGTTCACGTGCCCAAACCGTATCCGGTGGAAAAAATCGTGGAAAAAGTTGTGCATGTTCCGGTAGAAAAAATTATCCACGTGCCTAAGCCGTACCCGGTAGAAAAAATTGTCGAGAAGATCGTCCATGTGCCCAAACCCTATCCAGTTGAGAAGATCGTTGAAAAACCAGTTCACATTGCTAAGCCTTACCCAGTAGAGGTCAAGGTTCCCTATCCTGTGGAGAAAATTGTCCACGTTGACAAACCCTACCCAGTAGAGAAGATCGTAGAGAAAATAGTTCACGTTCCCAAGCCCTACCCGGTGTATAAGCACGTTCATGTACCCTATGAGGTGAAGGTACCGTACGAAGTTCCAAAACCGGTGCCCTATCCTGTTGAGAAGAAGGTTCCCTATCCAGTGGAAGTAAAGGTACCCTATGAAGTTGAAAGAAAAGTCCCTGTCCCAGTTAAAGTTGAGGTAGAGAAAAAGGTACCTGTACCTGTGAAGGTTTATGTACCGATAGAGAAAAAGATTCCATATCCAGTACCTGTTAAGTCTTCTTCATACCAATTCCAGTTCGAAAAAGACGCGGGATACTCCAACACAAGGCTACATCCATTCGAATCACAGCAACATGAAGTGAAACACTATGGCGATGAATACTACAACGGCGAGGAAGGATATAGGAGAACCACCAAGACAACCTACAAAAAGACTAAGCCGAAGAAAACCAAAAAGACAACCGAGGACTACAGGCAGCAACAGTCGGGTCAACAGCAATCGGCACCAGTGACTGAGGAAACCCAAGACAATCAATCTGGTTCTTATGGTTCCAGCACAAGCTCAGAAAACCACCAATTACAACAAAATGGGGCTCATTATTCACACACAACGATCTACAATCATCCGCATTCGTCTGCCCATGCTAGTGCACAACAACAGCAAGAACAACAAcatcagcagcaacaacaagCACAGCAGCatcatcaacaacaacaacaagacCAACAACATTACAACAGTCAAGAAAGTACCAACTACTTCACCCAACAGCTAATGCAATACCACCAACAACCCAAATACGGGCCCTCGATGTTCCCGCAGCAAAACGACTATCAGACACAATCCGCAAGCAATGAGAACCAATACAGCCATAGTGATCACTACGGCTCCAGTACTACCCAGCAGGAAGTGATTGTAACGCCACCGTCAGCGGCTTCCGCCCAATTCAGTTACGATATATCCCAGCAGGCGATGCCGCAAGCTTTTGCCCTAACCGCACCGTCCAACCCGGGATCGATGTTGCAGCTTGAGTCCCAGCCCCAATCGTTCCATCTCGTCCAGCTTTCGCCATTCCAGTACCAAACCCCGACGGGATTTTCcctgccaaatgcaagataa